In a genomic window of Holophagaceae bacterium:
- a CDS encoding heavy metal translocating P-type ATPase, which translates to MNPAATCDLCGAPADKRPRTQAFDAVEKRFCCTGCLNVYGILFESGILASGVDIRQTDIFQQSLKLGLLGGGDGEEGRQAIPADAETKEALYQLSGMWCASCGWVVEHVLAKERGIVSAEVLFASDLLKVKYCPQFLLPGRIPEQVAALGYRAVEHGAEREGDRREWQDLLLRLGVAGALWMNVMLFSLVIYASYWEGIAEWARRAVPFILMLLTLPVVLYSAWPIHRIAWLGLRHGFLRMEALISTGVFAAFAYSSAQAFLGGQHYYFDTACAIVTLMLTGKMLERGAKERSAKALTMLHRLLPRKARLRIEGRERFVSIDALDVGTAYLVKPGERLPADGIVIEGASKVDESVLTGESELRSKGVGDEVVCGSLNAAGVLEVRVTRAGEDSTLAQIIRSVENALAGRSPLERVVDRVSRIFIPAVLVIALAALGGCLLAGLPPTTAMLRAIAVLVIACPCALGIATPLATTAAVGSASAHGILIRDVRVLETFRKVDVLVLDKTGTVTDGVFRVRESMAEHLDLLASLESYSEHPVARALVRHASDQGLALQDATDIQVREGMGIAGSVAGRRTAVGNLSMFLADGIDLPAELLTRAGAWQTDGLTVAFAAVDGRCAGAMAFGDSPRQEATGVISALRARGIRVVLLSGDAQSTTERIARAVGADEWVGGVPPGEKAAAIQRLQAGGAVVAMVGDGINDAPALAVADLGIAMGSGADLARQTAPVVLMSDSLLRIPETFALAAHTLRIVRQNLFWAFFYNTAGIILAIAGVLNPILAAAAMVFSSLSVIGNSLRLNRFHHALRTPATSAVHRPSLPFQLHGQGGAT; encoded by the coding sequence ATGAACCCGGCCGCGACCTGCGACCTCTGCGGCGCGCCCGCGGACAAGCGCCCCCGGACCCAGGCCTTCGATGCGGTGGAAAAGCGGTTCTGCTGCACGGGCTGTTTGAACGTCTATGGGATCCTTTTCGAAAGCGGGATCCTCGCCTCGGGCGTGGACATCCGCCAGACGGACATCTTCCAACAGAGCCTGAAGCTGGGCCTGCTCGGCGGAGGCGATGGCGAGGAGGGGCGCCAGGCCATTCCTGCCGACGCCGAAACCAAGGAAGCGCTCTACCAGTTGTCCGGCATGTGGTGCGCCTCCTGCGGCTGGGTGGTGGAGCATGTGCTGGCGAAGGAGCGAGGCATCGTCTCGGCGGAAGTGCTGTTCGCGTCCGATCTGCTCAAGGTGAAGTACTGCCCCCAATTCCTATTGCCCGGACGCATCCCAGAGCAGGTCGCCGCGCTGGGCTACCGCGCGGTGGAACACGGCGCCGAGCGGGAGGGCGACCGCCGCGAATGGCAGGATCTGCTCTTGCGGCTGGGCGTCGCCGGGGCCCTGTGGATGAACGTGATGCTGTTCAGCCTGGTGATCTATGCCAGCTACTGGGAAGGCATCGCCGAATGGGCCAGGCGCGCGGTGCCGTTCATCCTGATGCTCCTCACGCTGCCGGTGGTCCTGTATTCAGCCTGGCCCATCCACCGCATCGCCTGGCTCGGCCTGCGCCATGGTTTCCTGAGGATGGAGGCCCTCATTTCCACAGGTGTCTTCGCCGCCTTCGCGTACAGCAGCGCGCAGGCCTTCCTCGGAGGGCAGCATTACTACTTCGATACCGCCTGCGCCATCGTCACCTTGATGCTCACGGGAAAAATGCTTGAGCGCGGGGCCAAGGAGCGCAGCGCCAAGGCCCTCACGATGCTCCACCGCCTGCTGCCGAGGAAGGCCAGGCTTCGGATCGAAGGCCGGGAGCGGTTCGTCTCCATCGATGCCCTCGACGTGGGAACCGCGTACCTGGTGAAACCGGGCGAGCGGCTTCCGGCGGACGGCATCGTCATCGAGGGCGCCTCGAAGGTCGACGAATCGGTCCTGACGGGGGAATCGGAATTGCGGTCCAAGGGGGTCGGCGACGAGGTGGTGTGCGGGAGCCTGAATGCCGCCGGCGTGTTGGAGGTCCGCGTGACCCGGGCCGGGGAGGATTCCACGCTGGCCCAGATCATCCGGTCCGTCGAGAACGCCCTCGCCGGGCGGAGCCCCCTGGAGCGGGTGGTGGACAGGGTTTCCAGGATCTTCATTCCCGCCGTCCTCGTCATCGCCCTCGCGGCCCTGGGTGGCTGCCTCCTGGCTGGGCTGCCTCCGACCACGGCGATGCTCCGTGCCATCGCGGTGCTGGTCATCGCCTGTCCCTGCGCCCTCGGCATCGCCACGCCCTTGGCCACCACCGCCGCCGTCGGGTCGGCCTCGGCCCACGGAATCCTCATCCGGGATGTGCGGGTCCTGGAGACCTTCCGCAAGGTGGATGTCCTCGTGCTCGACAAGACCGGCACTGTCACCGATGGCGTCTTCCGGGTCCGGGAGTCGATGGCCGAACATCTTGATCTCCTGGCGAGCCTGGAATCCTACTCCGAGCATCCCGTGGCCCGGGCCCTGGTGCGGCACGCCAGCGACCAGGGCCTGGCGCTACAGGACGCCACGGATATCCAGGTCCGCGAAGGGATGGGCATCGCGGGAAGCGTGGCCGGCCGCCGGACCGCCGTGGGCAACCTCTCGATGTTCCTGGCCGACGGCATCGATCTACCCGCGGAGCTGCTGACCCGGGCAGGAGCCTGGCAGACCGACGGGCTGACCGTGGCCTTCGCGGCCGTGGATGGCCGCTGCGCGGGCGCCATGGCCTTCGGCGACAGCCCGCGGCAGGAGGCCACGGGAGTCATCTCGGCCCTCAGGGCCAGAGGCATCCGGGTTGTGCTCCTGTCGGGCGACGCGCAATCCACCACCGAGCGCATCGCCAGGGCCGTCGGCGCGGATGAATGGGTGGGCGGAGTGCCCCCGGGCGAGAAGGCAGCGGCTATCCAGCGCCTCCAGGCGGGGGGCGCCGTGGTCGCCATGGTCGGAGACGGCATCAACGACGCGCCAGCCCTGGCGGTCGCGGATCTCGGGATCGCCATGGGGTCCGGCGCCGACCTGGCGAGGCAGACGGCCCCGGTGGTGCTCATGAGCGATTCGCTCCTGCGCATTCCCGAGACCTTCGCCCTGGCGGCCCACACCTTGCGGATCGTGCGCCAGAACCTGTTCTGGGCTTTCTTCTACAACACCGCCGGAATCATCCTGGCCATCGCCGGGGTGCTCAACCCCATCCTGGCCGCAGCGGCCATGGTGTTCTCCAGCCTCTCGGTGATCGGAAATTCCCTGCGCCTGAATCGTTTCCACCATGCCTTGCGGACACCCGCGACGTCCGCCGTCCACAGGCCCTCGCTCCCCTTCCAGCTTCACGGTCAAGGAGGGGCCACCTAA